The Solanum lycopersicum chromosome 9, SLM_r2.1 genome window below encodes:
- the LOC138338527 gene encoding uncharacterized protein, translated as MATVDNELPEKLSHNHSLFLNTIDNSCLLLSSFQLTGADNYSVWSRVLKIAIIGRNKLGFIDGSCKKEAYGPNLVNLWERCNEILLSWIMNCVSKELLGGIIYSTNAASVWKDLAKRYDKVNGFCIFQLHKEIATVSQGTSSILTYFSRLRELWVEYYSLTPVPCCECVNSREFVKFVHNKKLLQLLMGFNDSYEQAIGHILMMIPLPSLNKTYSILIEGESQRTMSQISSRANCSELNAIFTSGNNTNAMVPRLRPYNNSIYDPNAFCDYCKRTCHTQADCYQLHGFPPGFERKKKNPKNTYQGRGGKILLLTMK; from the coding sequence ATGGCAACAGTTGATAACGAGCTGCCTGAAAAACTAAGCCATAATCATTCTCTGTTCTTGAACACCATTGACAATTCTTGTCTATTGCTAAGTTCATTTCAATTGACTGGAGCTGATAACTACTCAGTATGGAGTCGAGTATTAAAGATTGCAATTATAGGTCGAAATAAGTTGGGATTTATCGACGGTTCATGTAAAAAGGAAGCATATGGTCCAAATCTAGTGAATCTGTGGGAAAGATGCAATGAAATTCTATTATCTTGGATCATGAATTGTGTTTCAAAAGAGTTACTTGGAGGTATTATTTATTCTACAAATGCTGCATCTGTATGGAAAGATCTGGCTAAACGATATGATAAAGTTAATGGATTTTGTATCTTCCAACTACACAAAGAAATTGCCACTGTGAGTCAAGGTACTAGTTCAATTTTAACATATTTCTCTAGATTACGTGAGCTGTGGGTAGAGTATTATAGTCTAACTCCTGTTCCATGTTGTGAGTGTGTAAATTCAAGAGAATTTGTGAAATTTGTACACAATAAGAAGTTACTTCAGCTTCTTATGGGGTTTAATGACTCATATGAACAAGCTATAGGacatatattgatgatgataccTCTACCTTCATTGAACAAAACATATTCAATCTTAATTGAAGGAGAAAGTCAGAGAACCATGTCACAAATCTCCAGTAGAGCTAATTGTTCTGAACTAAATGCCATATTCACTTCAGGAAACAATACTAATGCTATGGTCCCTAGATTAAGACCTTACAACAATTCTATCTATGATCCAAATGCATTCTGTGATTACTGTAAAAGAACATGTCATACACAGGCTGATTGCTATCAGCTTCATGGTTTTCCCCCAGGAtttgaaagaaagaagaagaatccTAAAAATACATATCAGGGGAGAGGAGGCAAAATATTACTGCTCACAATGAAGTAA